The sequence ACGTTCTAATCTTCTTTTTGCCGTCAATTTTGTGCGCCGGCGGCAAAAACAGGAGTTGACAGGTGTGGAGTCCACACTGTGGACCTCTTGCCTTTGCAGGTCGGTCATTTCTAACGCACAGTGGCCCGTCTTCTTCTATCCTCTTTTGCCTCTTTCTCTGAGTGTCTCTAATCAACGAGTTCTCTCTTCCTCTTTTGCATGGTCCGTCAATTATTCACACATTTCTCGAACGCTTTTTCACTTTCTATTTGtaaaaaacaattcattttgtttcgaataatttaatttctgagtatattatttcaaaaacatatttgaatttcaggcATCACTTTAACTTCTGTAAATACACTGTCAGAAAACCGATAGGAATGTCCCTCAAACTGGAAAAAGACCCTCTCCCAATTAAATATCTTGTCATCGGAATTGTAACAATCACTCTACTAACCACTGCATATTCACTTTACAAGCCGCTGCCCGATGGATTCACTGTCAGCAAGTGGGACCGAGCAGTTATGCACATTGTTGAGCCAGCTCTCCGCGTGGCCTACTATTACCCGGTATGTTCTTGGCTACACAAACTACACGCGCTATATACATTTTGGtaaatgttcagtttttgaaaaatttaccaGAAAAGATGTCTACAAACTACagataaaaaagtgaaatggaAGTTAATTtactaacaaaaaatgatcGCAAATTAGAGAGGTCATTTATAACACATCGTGGTTTGTGACCGCGCTATATGTTTGTTATCAGCACAAGACATATTATATTTCAAGAAAGCTAAAAAAAGATATATTGAAATGTCAAGATTAAACTGCAGATAATAACTGAATGTGGATGTGAGAAACCAGCTTATTGTTCAAAATCAACTACTTATTTTCAGAGTCATATGTTCTCCAAAGCAAGCAGCATGGTTCAGTGGACTCGCGGGGCGCTTAATCTCCTGTCAAAGTCACTGGGTCTGATGGTTAACACGCATGGGCAAATTGATATAAAGTGGCATGTTTGGAACGGAACACCGGTCAAGGTCTACCAACCAATCAACAATAAGACCGCAACTAACGGAGCTGTCATTTTCATCCACGGTGGAGGTTTTGCATTGGGAAACGTCGAGATGTATGACTCTTTGGTTAAAAGAATGGCATTTGAAATGAGAACTCTTTTCATTTCTATTGAATATCGTCTTTCACCAGAAACTGTCTTTCCCGGTGGAATCATGGATTGCGAGGCAGcaattgaacatttatttgaatttggagCAGTTCAATTCGGAATTGATACATCGAAAATCGTGATTATGGGTGACTCGGCTGGAGGAAACATGGCCACCGTCATTGCTCAACGTCGTGCAGCTCGAAATGCATTTCCAAAGCTGGCGGGTCAAGTTCTCATCTATCCACTTCTTCAGATGGCAGACCTCCAAACAGTCTCTTACCGATATTTTCATTCCCGACTGAATGGATATGCTCTAGTCGATCCTGAATCAGTTGTCTACTATTACATGTTCTACGCCGGAATCAACATGGACGAGAAGGCGTATCTGGTTCCAAGTGTCATTTCTAATGGGCATGTTTCTGACAGTCTAAAGTCGGAAGTTGACAAGATGATGGAATATGAGCACATCATCGAATCGACCCGTACATACAAGAATCACAGCATTCCCTGTAGGTGGCCAGTGCGACCAAGTTTTGAAGCTCAGCAACTCATGGAGCCATTTCTCAACAACCCGGATTTTTCACCTCTCATGAAGAAAGACGTGTCTAATTTGCCACCCACAATGGTTGTTACTTGCGAGTTTGATATTCTCCGTGATGAAGGTCTTATTTATGCACACAGATTGGAGGTAAGTGACAGCAATTTGATTTCTTTGCATTTCTGCTGAGTCcctaatacaattttaaacaaatgaAATGatatatttcaatattttagagCTCGGGTGTTCCTACAACAACGATCAATTACAAGAATGGTTTTCACGCaatgctcaattttcacaGTGAACTCAATGAAGCATCCAATGCCGTTTACGATATTGAACGATGGACTTTAAACGCCATCCATACCGTCCGTCACTAACAAATAGTGTTCTTTTTCATTAGGAACAGTTTTAATAGATCctttattgtttttgaaaccCGTATTTATTATCGCAGCCCGTTTTGTTTCTGTGATTCCTATTCTCCTTTCATTGTTGTGAATTTTTACGGTTGTACGCATTTGAAGATACtcttgtttatttttacttctgtctgactttttactttttcactAACTCCAATCTTGTTTCCTTTTGTAACATACATTACCATAAAAATTGCTTGATTATGAAGATAAACATTAACTgtgattttcatttaaaaaacaaaaacaaaaatcaaattaggGAAACAATCAGGATCGGTTCTTATTAGCTTTTGTGGATGATGACGGAGGAGTCGTTGGTGAAGAATTACCAGTGCCAAGGAGAGAAACAAGATCATTTACTATCATTGGTAGCTCCATCTGATT comes from Caenorhabditis elegans chromosome X and encodes:
- the T09B9.1 gene encoding Alpha/beta hydrolase fold-3 domain-containing protein (Confirmed by transcript evidence), producing MSLKLEKDPLPIKYLVIGIVTITLLTTAYSLYKPLPDGFTVSKWDRAVMHIVEPALRVAYYYPSHMFSKASSMVQWTRGALNLLSKSLGLMVNTHGQIDIKWHVWNGTPVKVYQPINNKTATNGAVIFIHGGGFALGNVEMYDSLVKRMAFEMRTLFISIEYRLSPETVFPGGIMDCEAAIEHLFEFGAVQFGIDTSKIVIMGDSAGGNMATVIAQRRAARNAFPKLAGQVLIYPLLQMADLQTVSYRYFHSRLNGYALVDPESVVYYYMFYAGINMDEKAYLVPSVISNGHVSDSLKSEVDKMMEYEHIIESTRTYKNHSIPCRWPVRPSFEAQQLMEPFLNNPDFSPLMKKDVSNLPPTMVVTCEFDILRDEGLIYAHRLESSGVPTTTINYKNGFHAMLNFHSELNEASNAVYDIERWTLNAIHTVRH